One window of Manihot esculenta cultivar AM560-2 chromosome 17, M.esculenta_v8, whole genome shotgun sequence genomic DNA carries:
- the LOC122722203 gene encoding exopolygalacturonase-like, with protein sequence MTGDDCISIGRGSRQVRITNVRCGHGHGISIGSLGKYEKEEPVSGIYVKNCTIYDTDNGVRIKTWPALHGGSVSNIQFEDIVMQNVSNPIIIDQMYCPHNECNRKMPSKVKISDVIFKNIRGSSRTPTAVQLTCSSSVPCKNVELSNVNLQYTGSKGPAKSICTNVKPKIIGKLIPRGC encoded by the exons ATGACCGGTGATGATTGCATCTCCATTGGCCGGGGGAGCAGGCAAGTACGAATCACAAACGTAAGGTGCGGACACGGGCATGGCATTAGTATTGGAAGTTTAGGAAAGTACGAGAAGGAAGAACCTGTGTCTGGAATTTATGTGAAGAATTGCACAATATACGACACCGACAATGGCGTGAGAATTAAGACTTGGCCCGCATTGCATGGTGGCAGTGTGTCGAATATCCAGTTCGAGGATATCGTCATGCAAAACGTCAGCAATCCCATAattatagatcaaatgtacTGCCCGCATAACGAATGCAATCGCAAG ATGCCatcaaaagttaaaataagCGACGTCATCTTCAAGAATATTCGAGGATCGTCAAGAACGCCCACAGCCGTTCAATTGACATGCAGCAGCAGCGTACCATGCAAGAACGTTGAACTTTCTAACGTTAACCTCCAGTACACCGGATCTAAGGGTCCTGCAAAATCtatttgtacaaatgttaagCCTAAGATTATAGGAAAGTTGATTCCGAGAGGATGTTAA